One Archocentrus centrarchus isolate MPI-CPG fArcCen1 unplaced genomic scaffold, fArcCen1 scaffold_96_ctg1, whole genome shotgun sequence DNA window includes the following coding sequences:
- the LOC115778024 gene encoding nucleoside diphosphate-linked moiety X motif 17-like, which translates to MDKVRKILVYVCKDRAAPQRAQFVQSITGHFTDSADDEVEVSCTLEKNQFILYKGDRGQRVPLKRPAFCPIKHLPATEAAAIPQDVQQRGVDVGVAIILQTANQRVLLTRRAKELRIFPNVWVPPGGHVELDETLLDAGLRELHEETGLKLEPEQVSPKILGLWESVFPPMLSRGLPQRHHIVIYMLLHSSLTHLQLQPSLRPSPAEVSACLWADSRLVRAIVSAVDGEDAEVRLDDQPDSISVSQMSADGALTESLMPLAVFISRAPASGPDVERVSTGTKFALELWLRTLDEPDL; encoded by the exons ATGGATAAAGTGAGGAAGATcctggtgtatgtgtgtaaggaCCGAGCGGCTCCACAGCGAGCTCAGTTCGTGCAG AGTATAACGGGGCACTTCACTGACAGCGCCGATGATGAGGTGGAGGTGAGCTGCACGCTGGAGAAAAATCAGTTCATTCTTTACAAAGGAGACAGAGGTCAAAGGGTCCCTCTGAAG AGGCCTGCCTTCTGTCCCATCAAACACCTGCCAGCCACAGAGGCAGCTGCAATCCCACAGGATGTTCAACAGCGTGGCGTGGATGTGGGCGTGGCCATCATCCTacagacagccaatcagagagtgCTGCTGACTAGGCGGGCGAAGGAGCTTCGGATATTTCCCAACGTCTGGGTTCCTCCAG GTGGCCATGTGGAGCTAGATGAGACG CTTCTGGATGCAGGTCTCAGGGAGCTACACGAGGAAACTGGACTCAAACTGGAACCGGAGCAAGTTTCTCCAAAAATCCTGGGACTGTGGgag TCGGTGTTTCCTCCCATGCTGTCCAGAGGTCTTCCTCAGAGACATCACATAGTCATCTACATGCTGCTGCACTCGTCCCTCACTCACCTGCAGCTACAG CCCTCTCTCAGGCCTTCGCCTGCTGAGGTCAGTGCCTGTCTGTGGGCTGACAGCCGGCTGGTCAGAGCCATCGTGTCTGCTGTGGACGGCGAGGATGCCGAGGTTCGGCTGGACGACCAGCCGGATAGCATCAG tgtgtcgCAGATGTCTGCAGATGGCGCTCTGACTGAGTCTTTGATGCCACTGGCGGTCTTCATCAGTCGGGCGCCAGCCAGCGGTCCCGATGTGGAGCGGGTCAGCACCGGGACCAAGTTTGCCCtggagctgtggctcaggacctTGGATgagcctgacctctga